The proteins below come from a single Candidatus Chlamydia sanziniae genomic window:
- the prfA gene encoding peptide chain release factor 1, whose translation MKKKICEYLKRLEEIETQISNPEIFNRPKEYSKLSKEHARLLELKGMYDRILSQEKVLTDDKQALAVETDPEMIAMLTEGIDESKGKLERLNKLLENLLVPPDPDDDLNVIMELRAGTGGDEAALFVADCVRMYHLYAAVKGWKYEVLSVSESDLGGYKEYVMGISGMGVKRLLQYEAGTHRVQRVPETETQGRVHTSAVTVAVLPEPLEDDTEIVIDEKDLKIDTFRASGAGGQHVNVTDSAVRISHLPTGLVVTCQDERSQHKNKDKAMRILKARIRDAEMHKRHEEASAMRSAQVGSGDRSERIRTYNFPQNRLTDHRIGLTLYSLDKVMEGDLDPITTALVSHAYHQLLEHGNQETS comes from the coding sequence ATGAAAAAAAAGATATGTGAATATTTAAAACGTCTAGAAGAAATAGAAACACAAATTTCCAATCCTGAAATTTTCAACCGTCCTAAGGAATATAGTAAACTCAGTAAAGAACATGCACGCCTTTTGGAATTAAAAGGAATGTATGATCGAATCCTAAGTCAAGAAAAAGTACTTACCGATGATAAGCAGGCTTTGGCTGTAGAAACAGATCCCGAAATGATTGCTATGCTCACAGAGGGTATTGATGAGAGTAAGGGTAAGCTTGAGCGTTTAAATAAGCTGTTGGAAAATTTGCTTGTTCCTCCAGATCCTGATGACGATTTAAATGTTATTATGGAATTACGCGCAGGGACAGGAGGAGATGAAGCTGCTCTTTTTGTTGCAGATTGTGTGAGGATGTATCATCTCTATGCAGCTGTTAAAGGGTGGAAATACGAGGTGCTTTCCGTCTCAGAATCTGATTTGGGGGGCTATAAAGAATATGTCATGGGTATCTCTGGGATGGGAGTCAAGCGATTGCTGCAATATGAAGCGGGCACACATCGGGTTCAAAGGGTCCCTGAAACAGAAACCCAAGGACGAGTTCATACTTCAGCAGTTACTGTTGCTGTACTTCCAGAACCTCTGGAAGATGATACAGAGATTGTCATTGATGAGAAAGATTTAAAAATTGATACATTTAGAGCTTCTGGTGCTGGAGGGCAACACGTAAATGTTACAGATTCTGCTGTAAGGATTTCACATTTGCCTACAGGGCTTGTGGTTACTTGCCAAGATGAACGTAGTCAGCACAAGAATAAAGATAAAGCTATGCGCATTCTTAAAGCTCGTATTCGTGATGCTGAAATGCATAAGCGCCACGAGGAGGCATCGGCTATGCGTTCTGCTCAGGTTGGAAGTGGAGATCGTTCAGAAAGAATTCGAACCTATAATTTCCCCCAAAATCGTCTGACAGATCATAGAATAGGCCTAACTTTATATAGTTTGGATAAAGTAATGGAAGGTGACTTAGATCCTATCACAACAGCCTTAGTCAGCCATGCCTATCATCAATTGCTAGAACATGGAAATCAAGAAACTTCTTAA
- a CDS encoding type B 50S ribosomal protein L31: MKKNTHPEYGQVLFVDSSTGYKFVCGSTYQSDKTEVFEGQEYPVCYVSVSSSSHPFFTGSKKFVDAEGRVDKFLKRYSARKQPLQQPQAEEKTRPTVKSKKKVVGKKKK; the protein is encoded by the coding sequence ATGAAAAAGAATACTCATCCTGAGTATGGGCAAGTTTTATTTGTAGATTCTTCTACAGGCTATAAGTTTGTATGTGGATCCACATATCAGAGTGATAAGACAGAAGTCTTTGAAGGACAAGAATATCCTGTATGTTATGTTAGCGTATCTTCTTCCTCACACCCTTTCTTTACAGGAAGTAAGAAATTTGTAGATGCTGAAGGTCGTGTTGATAAATTTTTAAAACGTTATAGCGCTAGAAAACAGCCTTTGCAGCAGCCACAGGCTGAAGAAAAGACACGTCCTACCGTTAAAAGTAAAAAGAAGGTTGTAGGAAAGAAAAAAAAGTAA